Proteins encoded by one window of Penaeus chinensis breed Huanghai No. 1 unplaced genomic scaffold, ASM1920278v2 CTG_6648, whole genome shotgun sequence:
- the LOC125024839 gene encoding DNA fragmentation factor subunit alpha-like has translation MKKPIRIWSQDRKRRYGVVANGFQDVIEKGAAKLGIQDTSTLTVVLEEDGTVVDDAYWENLAPDTKLIFLAADEARHPSPLSVPSNLLFVSDEINGPMGDEERAVNLLKSLEQNPASVALLSLSDLEVIKDANISSLELPKQTSDSSLQLQELCIEFYVKKKKEAEAMELVDLLKEHLKGNDT, from the coding sequence ATGAAGAAGCCAATTAGAATATGGTCACAAGACAGAAAACGTCGATATGGAGTTGTTGCCAACGGCTTTCAGGATGTCATAGAGAAAGGTGCAGCAAAGCTAGGTATACAAGATACTAGCACTTTAACTGTAGTACTGGAAGAAGATGGCACTGTTGTCGATGATGCTTACTGGGAGAATCTGGCACCTGATACCAAACTCATCTTCCTAGCAGCTGATGAGGCACGGCATCCTTCTCCACTGTCAGTACCAAGCAACTTGCTGTTTGTATCTGATGAAATAAATGGTCCgatgggagacgaagagagggcaGTCAATCTCCTCAAATCATTGGAACAAAATCCTGCATCAGTTGCATTGCTAAGCTTGTCTGACCTAGAGGTCATCAAAGATGCAAATATAAGCTCTTTGGAACTGCCTAAACAGACCTCAGATTCTTCCCTACAGTTGCAGGAGTTATGTATTGAATTTTatgttaagaagaagaaagaagcagaagcaatGGAATTAGTTGACCTTCTGAAGGAACATTTAAAGGGTAATGATACATAA
- the LOC125024838 gene encoding deoxyuridine 5'-triphosphate nucleotidohydrolase-like, whose translation MSELKNVLKFKKLTEHAFTPLKGSKCAAGFDLCSAYDLTIPANGKSLIKTDIQVELPEGCYGRIAPRSGLSWKHHLDVGAGVIDRDYRGNVGIILFNHAKNDYKVKKGDRVAQLICEKIIYPDIEQVEELTKTERDEGGYGSTGKH comes from the coding sequence ATGTCAGAATTGAAAAATGTGCTAAAGTTTAAAAAATTGACTGAGCATGCTTTCACGCCCTTAAAAGGTTCAAAATGTGCTGCCGGGTTTGATTTATGCAGCGCTTATGACCTGACAATTCCGGCTAATGGGAAATCCCTCATAAAGACAGATATTCAGGTAGAACTTCCTGAAGGGTGTTATGGTAGGATTGCACCAAGATCTGGTCTGTCATGGAAGCACCATCTTGATGTGGGAGCTGGTGTAATAGATAGAGATTACAGAGGTAATGTTGGCATAATCTTGTTTAACCATgccaaaaatgattataaagtaAAGAAGGGTGATCGTGTTGCTCAACTGATCtgtgaaaaaattatatatcccGACATAGAACAAGTTGAAGAACTGACAAAGACAGAGCGTGATGAAGGAGGCTATGGATCTACAGGCAAAcattaa